From a single Gammaproteobacteria bacterium genomic region:
- the xseB gene encoding exodeoxyribonuclease VII small subunit → MEKSELSLEHSLNHFERGITLIKHCQKILTEAEQKVQILIKNNNQDCLTPYGDDLKDEETPDDNNTK, encoded by the coding sequence ATGGAAAAAAGTGAATTATCTTTAGAACATTCTCTTAATCATTTTGAAAGGGGCATTACTTTAATTAAACATTGCCAAAAAATACTAACGGAAGCTGAGCAAAAAGTTCAGATTTTAATAAAAAATAATAACCAAGATTGCTTAACCCCGTATGGCGACGATCTAAAGGATGAGGAAACGCCGGATGACAATAATACAAAGTGA
- a CDS encoding NADP-dependent isocitrate dehydrogenase: MSIKTPITIAYGDGIGPEIMEATLAILKAADAQIEYDVIEVGEKVYLQGNTSGIPDSAWDSLKRTRVLLKGPITTPQGGGYKSLNVTLRKTLGLYANVRPCNSYAPFIPTHYPNINLIIIRENEEDLYAGIEHRQTDEVYECVKILTRPGCEQIIRYAFEYALKFNRKKVTALSKDNIMKMTDGLFHQVFNEIAAEYPGIEHEHLIVDIGTALIATEPARFDVIVTLNLYGDIISDVAAQVAGSVGLAGSANIGNHMAMFEAIHGSAPDIAGKHIANPSGLLNAAVQMLIHINQPLVATTIENAWLKAIEDGIHTGDVYSASKSKQKVSTEEFAQAVIERLGMKPTHFPPVDYKPGAYTRIECYGDQHQARAQKKLDGVDIFIDNPKNIAVNDLADALNHIASALKLSVITSRGLKIWPNSAILNPYLRYCCCRFRAPKKTHIDFDDVLKLVGTMHGLGFSIVKTENLYLYDGQLGFTLAQGE; this comes from the coding sequence ATGTCGATTAAAACTCCTATTACAATTGCTTACGGCGATGGGATTGGTCCAGAAATTATGGAAGCCACCCTAGCGATCTTAAAAGCAGCAGATGCACAAATTGAATATGACGTGATTGAAGTGGGCGAGAAAGTTTACCTACAAGGAAATACTTCTGGTATTCCTGATTCAGCATGGGATTCCTTGAAACGAACTCGTGTCTTATTAAAAGGCCCCATCACAACTCCTCAAGGCGGAGGTTACAAAAGTTTAAATGTGACCTTAAGAAAAACATTAGGATTATATGCCAATGTACGCCCATGCAATTCCTACGCCCCTTTTATTCCAACACATTATCCGAATATTAATTTAATTATCATTCGCGAAAATGAAGAAGATTTGTATGCTGGCATTGAGCATCGTCAAACTGATGAAGTTTATGAGTGCGTTAAAATTTTAACGCGTCCGGGATGCGAACAAATCATCCGTTATGCGTTTGAATATGCGTTGAAATTTAATAGGAAAAAAGTAACCGCGTTAAGCAAAGATAATATTATGAAAATGACAGATGGTTTATTCCATCAAGTCTTCAATGAAATTGCTGCAGAATATCCAGGAATCGAGCACGAACATTTAATTGTTGATATTGGGACCGCTTTAATTGCCACAGAGCCTGCGCGTTTTGATGTTATTGTCACGCTTAACTTATATGGCGATATTATTTCCGATGTCGCAGCGCAGGTTGCCGGTTCAGTCGGCTTAGCTGGATCTGCTAATATCGGCAATCATATGGCAATGTTTGAAGCCATACATGGTTCAGCTCCTGATATCGCGGGGAAGCATATTGCCAATCCCTCAGGTTTACTTAATGCAGCCGTTCAAATGCTGATTCATATCAATCAACCCTTGGTTGCAACCACCATCGAAAATGCTTGGTTAAAAGCCATCGAAGATGGCATTCACACAGGCGATGTTTACTCTGCAAGTAAGAGTAAACAAAAGGTATCGACTGAAGAATTTGCACAAGCTGTGATTGAACGCCTTGGGATGAAGCCAACCCACTTTCCCCCCGTGGATTATAAACCTGGGGCTTACACGCGTATTGAATGTTATGGCGATCAACATCAAGCTCGCGCGCAAAAAAAGCTAGATGGGGTCGATATTTTCATCGATAACCCCAAAAATATTGCAGTTAATGACCTTGCAGATGCTTTGAACCATATAGCGTCAGCCTTAAAACTTTCAGTCATCACCAGCCGTGGCTTAAAAATATGGCCGAATTCTGCTATTCTTAACCCTTATTTACGATATTGTTGTTGTCGATTCCGCGCCCCAAAGAAGACGCACATCGATTTTGATGATGTTTTGAAATTGGTGGGCACTATGCATGGATTAGGATTTTCGATTGTTAAAACTGAAAATCTTTATTTATATGATGGTCAGTTGGGTTTTACCCTTGCCCAAGGAGAATAA
- a CDS encoding UDP-N-acetylmuramoyl-tripeptide--D-alanyl-D-alanine ligase produces MIKMTLGQVANILGLKALAKPAVVPGHHAPVASNDGSYHGYLESTSPLNPREENLEFIGLCFDTRKLEPHNLFIALPGEKVDGHDFVEEARLKGARAAMVTRRVEVDLPQIVVSDAVHALGKLATTWRNFFNLPIVAVTGSNGKTTLKNMIRSILVSACAGDAEKVLATVGNLNNHLGLPLTLSRLNQNHRYAVLEMGMSHFGEIEYLTKMTRPTVALISNAAAAHLEGVGDLTGVACAKAEIFLGLAQDGMAILNRDDAFFSFWREQIGMHQYLTFGFHPDADITLATFEQPVVNGLQPLHLKTPIGTIDVELPLLGRHNTLNALAATAATLSIGTDLVAIKAGLEAIAPAQGRLQLHALPNGVKIIDDSYNANPVSMQAAVHTLRSFVGKKILVMGDMKELGPEEKLLHTHAGEEIRDADIDFLFTFGELSAHAAYAFGEGAYHFSDQTKLISALKPFLCHPATILVKGSRSMQMEEIVKGLLT; encoded by the coding sequence ATGATTAAAATGACATTAGGACAAGTTGCCAACATTTTAGGATTAAAAGCACTCGCAAAGCCGGCTGTCGTACCCGGTCATCATGCGCCCGTTGCGAGCAATGATGGCTCTTACCACGGTTACTTAGAGTCGACCTCTCCCCTGAATCCTCGCGAAGAGAATCTTGAATTTATTGGCTTATGCTTTGACACCAGGAAACTCGAACCCCATAACCTTTTTATCGCCCTACCCGGAGAAAAAGTCGATGGCCATGACTTTGTGGAAGAAGCCCGATTAAAAGGAGCGAGAGCCGCCATGGTTACCCGTCGGGTCGAGGTAGATTTGCCCCAAATCGTCGTGAGTGATGCAGTTCATGCCCTAGGGAAATTAGCAACGACTTGGCGCAATTTTTTCAACTTACCTATTGTTGCTGTGACTGGAAGTAATGGGAAAACCACTTTAAAAAACATGATCCGATCGATTTTAGTTAGCGCCTGTGCTGGTGATGCGGAAAAAGTATTAGCAACTGTTGGCAACCTTAATAATCATCTGGGTCTGCCGCTCACCCTCTCCCGCTTAAACCAAAACCATCGTTATGCTGTGCTCGAAATGGGCATGAGTCATTTTGGTGAAATTGAATATTTAACTAAAATGACGCGACCGACTGTTGCACTCATTAGTAATGCAGCGGCTGCCCATCTCGAAGGCGTGGGTGATTTAACCGGTGTAGCATGTGCAAAAGCTGAAATCTTTTTAGGTCTTGCCCAAGATGGCATGGCCATTCTTAATCGTGATGATGCTTTTTTCTCTTTTTGGCGCGAGCAGATTGGCATGCATCAGTATTTAACATTTGGGTTTCATCCCGATGCAGATATTACGCTTGCAACGTTTGAGCAACCTGTGGTGAATGGCTTACAACCTTTACACTTAAAAACACCGATTGGCACAATCGATGTAGAACTGCCGCTTTTAGGTCGACATAATACTTTAAACGCTTTAGCTGCAACAGCTGCGACGCTTTCCATTGGCACGGATTTAGTTGCTATCAAAGCAGGCCTTGAAGCTATTGCTCCAGCGCAAGGTCGCTTACAACTTCATGCTTTGCCTAACGGTGTTAAAATCATTGACGATTCCTATAATGCCAATCCTGTTTCCATGCAAGCTGCCGTTCACACGCTGCGCAGCTTTGTCGGAAAAAAAATTCTGGTCATGGGCGATATGAAAGAGTTAGGCCCAGAAGAAAAGCTATTACACACCCATGCTGGTGAAGAAATTCGTGATGCGGACATTGATTTTCTTTTCACTTTTGGTGAGTTGAGTGCGCATGCGGCGTATGCTTTCGGTGAAGGGGCGTATCATTTTAGCGATCAAACCAAATTAATTTCTGCGTTGAAACCTTTCTTATGTCACCCTGCGACCATTTTAGTCAAGGGTTCAAGATCAATGCAAATGGAAGAAATCGTAAAAGGACTTTTGACGTAA
- a CDS encoding histone deacetylase family protein produces MAIAIISHPDCLLHAIEGHPEQPDRVSRIQAALKESPCLASLQFLDAPLATREELIRAHQEDYVDWIAQIAPQNNFLAIDADTIMNPYTLQAAKRAAGALIMAVDLVVPKKMDRAFCNVRPPGHHAEFNKAMGFCFFNNVAVGVHHALAQYGFQRIAIIDFDVHHGNGTQNIFQNDERVLYCSSFQHPFYPGYDASLDNSHILSVPLAENTEGLAFRERVAAAWFNPLATFKPEIIFISAGFDAHRDDPLASLKLEKEDYVWITKELLAIAKTHSEGRIISALEGGYHLPALAECAVAHVCALV; encoded by the coding sequence ATGGCTATTGCTATTATTTCTCACCCTGACTGCTTATTGCATGCGATAGAGGGTCACCCAGAGCAGCCGGACCGGGTTAGTCGTATTCAAGCTGCATTGAAGGAATCGCCTTGCCTTGCTTCACTCCAATTTCTTGATGCGCCTCTTGCGACCAGGGAGGAACTCATTCGCGCGCATCAAGAGGATTATGTGGATTGGATAGCTCAGATTGCGCCGCAAAACAATTTTCTTGCGATCGATGCCGACACCATCATGAACCCGTACACTTTGCAAGCAGCGAAACGGGCAGCTGGCGCGTTGATTATGGCGGTGGATTTAGTGGTCCCCAAAAAAATGGATCGGGCATTTTGCAATGTGCGCCCGCCTGGTCACCATGCTGAGTTTAATAAAGCGATGGGATTTTGTTTTTTTAATAATGTCGCTGTAGGTGTTCACCATGCATTAGCGCAATATGGATTTCAGCGTATTGCGATCATTGATTTTGATGTCCACCATGGTAATGGAACGCAAAATATTTTTCAAAATGATGAACGTGTTTTGTATTGCTCCAGCTTCCAGCATCCCTTTTATCCGGGCTATGATGCATCGCTTGATAATTCGCATATTTTGAGTGTGCCTCTAGCTGAGAATACGGAAGGGTTAGCTTTCCGGGAGCGGGTTGCTGCAGCTTGGTTTAATCCCTTAGCAACGTTTAAGCCGGAAATTATTTTTATCTCCGCCGGATTTGATGCACACCGGGATGATCCTTTGGCAAGCTTAAAACTTGAAAAGGAAGATTATGTATGGATTACCAAGGAATTACTTGCGATTGCCAAAACGCACAGCGAGGGCCGAATTATATCTGCCCTCGAAGGTGGTTATCATTTGCCTGCTTTAGCCGAATGTGCGGTCGCGCATGTTTGTGCTTTAGTTTAA
- a CDS encoding DUF692 family protein — translation MKIGVNWISPTSFPTIKKLIEEGEADFCEIMLDNFVHLSPEKICTKLPSARFAFHLVTSRFLEKDRAELAQLADKIKPWQDKLNPLYVSDHIVRFSDDEGRRLPLVGEYDYEQCAAHLLDKVALWQALLGKKIFFENHASLTHAGKNQAGFYQTLIQHTSAGLLYDFSNAYIAEQNNVAPVAAWQSLALKTNFFHVSGFQIHPETKLAIDTHDQPIATAVHQLIQNFFTPLNHQDKTLVLEFDADVSYETWVNEIKRIRTLFNGHNV, via the coding sequence GTGAAAATTGGTGTTAATTGGATCTCGCCCACTTCATTTCCTACGATTAAAAAATTAATAGAAGAGGGTGAGGCTGATTTTTGTGAAATCATGCTCGATAATTTTGTGCATTTATCTCCGGAGAAAATTTGCACAAAGCTACCTAGCGCGCGATTTGCTTTTCATCTCGTCACTTCTCGTTTTCTCGAAAAAGATCGCGCAGAGTTAGCGCAGCTTGCTGATAAAATTAAACCTTGGCAGGATAAGCTGAACCCTCTCTATGTCTCTGATCATATTGTTCGCTTTTCTGATGATGAAGGAAGACGCTTACCACTTGTGGGCGAATATGATTATGAACAATGCGCTGCACATCTCTTAGACAAAGTTGCGTTATGGCAAGCGTTACTCGGTAAGAAAATATTTTTTGAAAATCATGCCTCGCTAACACACGCAGGAAAAAATCAAGCGGGGTTTTATCAAACATTAATTCAACACACATCTGCTGGATTACTTTATGATTTTTCAAATGCTTATATCGCGGAGCAAAACAATGTTGCTCCCGTTGCCGCATGGCAATCTTTGGCGTTAAAAACTAATTTTTTTCATGTCTCTGGATTTCAGATTCACCCTGAAACAAAGCTAGCTATTGATACGCATGATCAACCCATTGCGACCGCTGTGCATCAGTTAATCCAAAATTTTTTTACTCCACTTAATCATCAAGATAAAACGTTAGTCTTAGAATTTGATGCAGATGTCAGTTATGAAACCTGGGTGAATGAAATTAAACGTATAAGAACGCTTTTTAATGGGCATAATGTTTAA
- the gltX gene encoding glutamate--tRNA ligase: protein MTRTRFAPSPTGFLHIGSARTALYCWLYARKMQGTFILRIEDTDLERSTQESVQAILDGLAWLALDYDEGPFYQTARFDRYKEVIAELLQNGKAYRCYCSKERLEALRADQMANKQKPRYDGFCRHLTEEQPGPYVIRFKNPIEGVVEFVDLVHGKLSFANQELDDLIIARTDGTPTYNFTVVVDDIDMGITHVIRGLDHINNTPRQINIFTALEKPLPLYAHLPMILGSDGKRLSKRHGAASVLQYREEGFLPKALLNYLVRLGWSSGDQEIFSTEELIQLFDLKNINRAPAALNLEKLLWLNHHYIKAGGEEVLNEFKWHLDQLGINTSQGPVLIDVIEAQSTRVKTMREMAEKSRFFFEEVSISDEIKAKFPQDITASLILVRDAFADSATWSKEAIHQILMNIAESQGLKLGKLAQPIRQAVTGGEVSPPIDVTLQLLGRDKTIARINALLG, encoded by the coding sequence ATGACACGTACACGTTTTGCTCCAAGCCCAACTGGTTTTTTACATATTGGGAGTGCAAGAACTGCATTATATTGCTGGCTTTATGCGCGCAAAATGCAAGGCACTTTTATTTTACGCATTGAAGATACCGATTTAGAGCGGTCTACTCAGGAATCAGTCCAAGCCATTTTAGATGGCCTTGCATGGTTAGCTTTAGATTATGATGAAGGTCCTTTTTATCAAACCGCGCGTTTTGATCGCTACAAAGAAGTGATTGCTGAACTTTTGCAGAACGGTAAAGCTTATCGTTGTTATTGTTCCAAGGAACGTTTGGAAGCGCTGCGTGCTGACCAAATGGCTAATAAGCAAAAGCCGCGATACGATGGTTTTTGTCGTCATTTAACCGAAGAACAACCGGGTCCTTATGTCATTCGATTTAAAAATCCCATTGAGGGAGTGGTTGAATTTGTCGATTTAGTTCATGGAAAATTGAGCTTCGCCAACCAAGAGCTAGATGATTTGATTATAGCGCGCACCGATGGGACGCCCACTTACAATTTTACAGTGGTCGTGGATGATATCGACATGGGCATAACACATGTTATTCGAGGTTTGGATCATATTAATAATACCCCACGGCAAATTAATATTTTCACGGCGCTTGAAAAACCCTTACCGTTATATGCACATTTGCCTATGATTTTAGGTAGTGATGGCAAACGTTTATCCAAGCGTCATGGTGCTGCAAGTGTTTTGCAATATCGCGAGGAAGGCTTTTTACCCAAAGCACTTTTGAATTATTTAGTCCGCTTGGGATGGTCTTCAGGTGATCAAGAAATTTTTTCGACAGAAGAGTTAATCCAATTGTTTGATTTAAAAAACATTAATCGTGCTCCCGCTGCCTTAAATCTTGAAAAATTATTATGGCTTAATCACCATTATATTAAAGCTGGAGGCGAGGAAGTGTTGAACGAGTTCAAATGGCACTTAGATCAACTCGGCATTAATACGAGCCAAGGGCCTGTCCTGATTGATGTAATCGAAGCGCAATCCACACGTGTTAAAACGATGCGCGAAATGGCTGAGAAAAGTCGTTTCTTTTTTGAAGAAGTTAGCATCAGCGACGAAATAAAAGCAAAATTTCCTCAAGACATTACCGCCTCACTTATTTTAGTTCGCGATGCTTTTGCTGATTCTGCCACCTGGTCGAAAGAAGCCATTCATCAAATTTTGATGAATATAGCTGAATCCCAAGGACTTAAATTGGGTAAGTTAGCCCAGCCCATCCGACAGGCTGTGACTGGCGGAGAAGTGTCTCCTCCGATTGATGTCACGCTTCAACTCCTCGGTCGAGACAAAACCATTGCCCGGATTAATGCCTTATTAGGCTAA
- a CDS encoding helix-turn-helix transcriptional regulator: MIYKNTLNEFEDFCADFSDHFIDLIINYNCSYKNSFVLTNQCYRRAVIKRGYSNKEELTDREKECLIWASRGKSTKEIAKILKISPHTIATYSKKIKEKLNCTTMVEAVIEGVHRGVIGSINQWNHFDSPTIGSFKIIKNMDAARKEIAKTSLVLFNSV, from the coding sequence TTGATTTATAAAAATACGTTAAATGAGTTCGAAGATTTTTGTGCTGATTTTTCTGATCATTTTATAGATTTAATCATTAATTATAATTGTAGTTACAAAAATTCATTCGTGCTAACAAATCAATGTTACAGAAGAGCAGTAATCAAGCGAGGTTATTCTAATAAAGAGGAATTAACTGATAGGGAGAAAGAATGCTTAATTTGGGCATCAAGAGGAAAATCTACAAAAGAAATCGCTAAAATATTAAAAATAAGCCCACATACTATTGCAACTTATTCCAAGAAGATCAAAGAAAAATTAAACTGCACCACTATGGTGGAAGCCGTTATCGAAGGAGTGCATCGCGGCGTAATAGGTTCCATTAACCAATGGAATCATTTCGATTCTCCTACCATTGGAAGTTTTAAAATAATTAAAAATATGGATGCTGCTCGCAAGGAAATAGCAAAAACAAGTTTGGTTTTATTTAATAGTGTTTGA
- a CDS encoding acyl-CoA thioesterase codes for MDTPNTFIWGSEVQQHELDIQDIVNNAAYLQYLDRARIQILLSKGVDWKVWHQNGFNIVLTHIDMELKNSLKVHDKFYVKSTYEKSGRLKIIFYQSIYRTDNDKLIAKATNTVVCVSIHNGKPVMPNELLTLLFSNTIK; via the coding sequence ATGGATACACCCAATACATTTATATGGGGTTCAGAAGTGCAGCAACATGAACTTGATATCCAGGATATAGTAAATAATGCAGCTTATTTACAATATCTTGATCGCGCTCGAATTCAAATTCTTTTGTCAAAAGGCGTGGATTGGAAGGTATGGCATCAAAATGGATTTAATATTGTTCTTACACATATTGATATGGAACTAAAAAATTCTTTAAAAGTCCATGATAAGTTTTATGTTAAATCAACGTATGAAAAATCTGGAAGATTAAAAATTATTTTCTACCAATCAATTTACAGAACAGACAATGACAAATTAATTGCGAAAGCGACCAATACTGTTGTTTGTGTTTCTATACACAATGGAAAACCCGTTATGCCAAATGAATTATTAACTCTATTATTTTCAAACACTATTAAATAA
- a CDS encoding DNA-3-methyladenine glycosylase I: MPLKKNKPISRCAWANTEQVNIDYHDQEWGVPIYDDRLLFEFLILEGAQAGLSWITILKRRSQYRENFDHFDVKKIARYDEKKYQALLHNPGIIRNRLKIRAAIGNAQAYLAILESFPSFADYIWQFVDGKPIQNQWKTSNKIPVSTPQSDAMSKDLKRRDFKFVGSTICYAYMQAVGMVNDHLITCFRHKQITKFK; this comes from the coding sequence ATGCCTTTAAAAAAGAATAAGCCGATTTCCCGTTGCGCATGGGCTAACACTGAGCAAGTTAATATTGACTATCATGACCAGGAATGGGGAGTACCTATTTATGATGATCGATTACTTTTTGAATTTTTAATTTTAGAAGGGGCGCAAGCAGGTTTGAGTTGGATCACCATTTTAAAGCGACGATCACAATACCGTGAAAACTTCGACCACTTTGATGTGAAGAAGATAGCTCGCTATGACGAGAAAAAGTATCAGGCTTTATTGCACAATCCTGGCATCATTCGTAATCGTTTAAAAATTCGAGCAGCCATTGGCAATGCACAAGCTTACTTGGCCATTCTGGAAAGTTTTCCTTCTTTCGCTGATTATATTTGGCAATTTGTTGATGGAAAGCCCATACAAAATCAATGGAAGACTTCTAACAAAATTCCTGTCAGTACCCCTCAGTCTGATGCGATGTCTAAAGATTTAAAAAGACGTGATTTTAAATTTGTTGGCAGTACGATTTGTTATGCTTATATGCAAGCAGTAGGAATGGTGAATGACCACCTCATTACTTGTTTTCGTCATAAACAAATTACCAAGTTTAAGTAA
- a CDS encoding CDP-alcohol phosphatidyltransferase family protein, translated as MLSAIPLAFHLIALPVLMILLSGCCDILDGALARYLKQVTPLGAVIDIVMDRCVEFAVIFGLWLIQPELRAGLCLFMLGSILLCVTSFLVVGIFTPNQSTKSFHYSVGIIERPEAFIFFILMIIFPLFFTLLAIMFSLLVLLTTALRIVEFSQHQSREQRV; from the coding sequence ATGTTAAGCGCAATCCCTCTTGCTTTCCATTTGATCGCCCTACCCGTATTGATGATCTTATTATCGGGGTGTTGTGACATTTTAGATGGTGCGCTCGCGCGCTATTTAAAGCAAGTTACCCCTTTGGGAGCGGTAATCGATATTGTGATGGATCGATGTGTAGAATTTGCAGTGATATTTGGTTTATGGTTAATCCAACCTGAACTTCGAGCCGGTCTGTGCTTATTCATGCTGGGTAGTATTTTATTATGTGTAACAAGTTTCTTAGTCGTTGGAATTTTTACCCCCAATCAATCGACTAAAAGCTTTCATTACAGCGTGGGTATCATAGAACGACCAGAAGCTTTTATTTTTTTTATTCTTATGATTATATTCCCTCTTTTTTTTACTCTACTGGCAATTATGTTTAGCCTTCTGGTTTTATTAACAACTGCGCTCAGAATTGTTGAATTTTCACAACATCAATCTCGGGAACAAAGGGTTTAA
- a CDS encoding TVP38/TMEM64 family protein, which translates to MGKLIKRWWALSILILAFILFFYFDLERFFSFEQLKFHRATLLTWTHTHYFFTVGIFMLIYIIVVAVSFPGATFLTLIAGFLFGILAGMVYVLVSATVGAICIFLAVRLALEPFILRKSPRWIMKLRRGFQGNAAHYLITLRLIPLFPFWIVNIAAALFGVSLSTFSWATFLGIIPGSLVYVLLGNGLGRILDRNETPNLSIIFEPQILLAFLLLALLAFLSSFYKVVRKK; encoded by the coding sequence ATGGGCAAATTAATTAAAAGGTGGTGGGCATTATCTATCTTAATCTTAGCATTTATTCTATTTTTTTATTTTGATTTAGAACGTTTCTTTTCTTTCGAACAATTAAAATTCCACCGCGCAACATTGTTAACATGGACTCATACCCATTACTTTTTTACGGTCGGTATTTTCATGTTGATTTATATTATAGTCGTTGCGGTGTCATTTCCCGGTGCTACTTTCTTAACTTTGATCGCTGGATTTTTATTCGGGATTTTAGCAGGAATGGTGTACGTCCTTGTCAGTGCAACCGTGGGTGCAATTTGCATTTTTCTCGCCGTGCGACTTGCCCTTGAGCCTTTCATTTTAAGAAAATCGCCACGTTGGATAATGAAGTTACGCCGTGGTTTTCAAGGAAATGCTGCGCACTATTTAATAACTTTACGTTTAATTCCTCTTTTTCCTTTTTGGATTGTTAATATTGCCGCAGCCTTATTTGGTGTTTCGCTTTCAACGTTTAGTTGGGCAACTTTTTTGGGCATTATTCCAGGCTCTTTAGTGTATGTTTTATTAGGGAATGGTTTAGGACGCATTTTAGATCGTAATGAAACGCCCAATTTAAGTATCATTTTTGAACCCCAAATCCTGCTTGCCTTTCTCCTCTTAGCCTTACTTGCTTTTCTTTCGAGTTTTTATAAAGTCGTGAGAAAAAAATAA
- the msrB gene encoding peptide-methionine (R)-S-oxide reductase MsrB gives MKISQLFFPVLLLISIHAFADPAYVRPSHNEIKQHLTSMQYYVTQEKGTEPAYENSYWDNKEQGLYVDVVTGEPLFSSRDQYDSKTGWPSFTKPITMDYIELKKEAGWLTDRTEVVSKVGQSHLGHVFDDGPPPTNKRYCMNSAALLFIPVNELEKRGYGKYLPLFNPTSRDNPN, from the coding sequence ATGAAAATTTCACAACTTTTTTTTCCGGTTTTGCTTTTAATATCCATCCACGCATTCGCAGATCCTGCCTACGTTCGCCCCAGTCATAATGAAATTAAACAACATTTAACCTCAATGCAATATTACGTAACGCAAGAAAAGGGAACTGAACCCGCTTATGAAAATTCCTATTGGGATAATAAGGAGCAGGGTTTGTATGTTGATGTTGTAACCGGTGAACCTTTATTTAGTTCACGTGATCAATATGATTCAAAAACGGGCTGGCCCAGTTTTACTAAACCCATCACCATGGATTATATCGAACTAAAAAAGGAAGCGGGATGGTTAACGGACCGAACAGAAGTAGTTTCTAAAGTTGGACAATCGCATTTGGGTCATGTTTTTGATGATGGTCCCCCTCCAACAAACAAACGCTACTGTATGAATTCTGCAGCACTCCTTTTTATTCCCGTGAATGAATTAGAAAAAAGGGGGTATGGAAAATACTTACCTTTGTTTAACCCCACATCACGTGATAATCCCAATTGA
- the msrA gene encoding peptide-methionine (S)-S-oxide reductase MsrA — MSMQKAVFAAGCFWCAEHDFENVPGVLKVISGYTGGELKNPTYEQVSAGGTGHFETVEVYYDPGKISYEQLLNFFWHNVDPEDGTGQFCDKGDSYRSAIFYQTEAEKKMAEQSKSQWKESGRFKNIATLILPVRQFYPAEDYHQDYAKKNPVRYRFYRYSCGRDARLAMLWGS, encoded by the coding sequence ATGTCGATGCAAAAAGCGGTTTTTGCAGCAGGCTGTTTTTGGTGTGCAGAACATGATTTTGAAAATGTGCCTGGGGTCTTAAAAGTTATTTCTGGTTATACGGGGGGAGAGCTAAAAAATCCTACGTATGAACAGGTTTCAGCTGGTGGAACTGGACACTTTGAAACAGTGGAAGTTTATTACGACCCTGGAAAGATAAGTTATGAACAATTGCTAAATTTTTTTTGGCATAATGTGGATCCCGAAGATGGTACAGGGCAATTTTGCGATAAAGGCGACTCCTATCGATCCGCCATTTTTTACCAAACTGAGGCAGAGAAAAAGATGGCAGAACAAAGTAAATCACAATGGAAGGAGTCCGGACGATTTAAAAATATTGCAACTTTAATCCTGCCAGTCAGGCAATTTTATCCAGCGGAAGATTATCATCAAGATTATGCCAAAAAAAATCCAGTGCGATATCGATTTTATCGATATAGCTGCGGGAGAGATGCAAGATTAGCGATGCTTTGGGGAAGTTAG